Proteins encoded in a region of the Neodiprion virginianus isolate iyNeoVirg1 chromosome 2, iyNeoVirg1.1, whole genome shotgun sequence genome:
- the LOC124298349 gene encoding PHD finger protein rhinoceros-like isoform X2, which translates to MFLRRLFRKKCQEYGRDNPFNTDVDFELLPLRQKVEILRALCDFRLDAEDVEQSLDNLDSDSLRVEPLGHDRKNSAYWYFYGTRLYREDYIVQTKPDILRKQKGKLKDKRRKRRGRNRISQTEETKEETEQDSLLYEGSENGVLPTEQETIWQVVCFTHQDWSRLVEKFKNSEDDSERKLYRTLSEDFMPEIPRLFELKEKQQRHRLLQQNSTRVLRRRETTNRVEAAMVRAKAKAKIKGVKKSNNRSLKVIEEINQVSPTPSATATPVPKKGRQTNNSLASAVGQIVIHTEDELESLTGRRGGNRSGGGITSYHPSRYEYGVEEEERRVGMHKILESLKDHQDAWPFVDPVDEEYAPRYYSVVRKPMDLTTMEEKLEGGSYRSLGQFKRDFQLIVDNCRQYNGSDNEYTEMAINLQEVFDRAVDRYLESEQSSDEDPSIQVSLSPVSMCPASPSLTTKIILPQNSRKRNRNSVKKLKLSKSDKAKKDKYTSLEEPKSVETEENVALRSKRVKEKKNGKRAKRIKVEEVESDSENEITFSLAKRENQSDVEVCKMKTKQKKTVNFERVSSKVKKASPKEEQPDDSKRKSKKELKVQNEEIEDCEHDSQEILKSPARNRSKKSLKKELGDLLTKAKKSKKSDVKKNSVTFKANGKQETFETNEKIKKNHSKRDSSEKKVIPVVCRESTITDTERPKGKDKKLKQYREKDLKGSVLKNSAQKKDSHKLEKKEDDTKYKKLVTSNKDLESLDSLKDIISERQREDKLKAQIEGEKQKKSIKKDSLHSRKVPSNGSCLRTVSKIDAIHLRSKDGPKDEPVKKSKLAQVKRSRGFKKEDSPGIQALNQATEQTLNDINKWLDDAPRLSEFSSGSDSPVFHPATNEVVKAAMKTEMTRKRPHPAKLVGSQGPTRAKKVQRTIDRLQPGKSKGNLLKKPPHLPANISSDVPANQTTADANKAKSDGSYEPKLSLGTVLRNAESIHSICKSLVSSPNPNLIDDDDEERTTRPTSALENQGAVDQTDKLFSGKEMAESKTTPKIESLDNEGNTAVEEVQKPKSATPNLSAWFKAFGAPKSKKKEDDADENATADSNCKKETENEIQEVKTIRQRRMSTGGSSISESVSSFSQESPPGQSPQTQTPHVPNETPVRGAGFYQDALSSGSSPYNSPYYATPPRYSAQLPPTPSPQNNPSSPVYPVAAPYEQTSSLYPQTTPQTSQQVYPKHSPLQGATESYRQPSPSTFSQRSPQRIPFPQNSPQGQSFLPALPPSVQNAASPYPRSPQPSQQIYPQSSPQPPANYSQPSPQQATNYSQPSPQQPPTPNYSQPSPQQPASFSQPSPQLPTNYSQPSPQTPANYSQTSPQQPSSYSQNSPQPTQTYSQPSPQPPPNYSQTSPQQPSNYSQPSPQQPPSYSQPSPQQPSSYSQPSPQQRPSYSQTSPQQPPSYSQPSPQQPPSYSQSSPQQPPPNYSQPSPQQPVPGYSQPSPQQPSTFSQPSPQPTTASNFPQNSPQQRTGYSQPSPHQPANYSQSSPQQSASYSQPSPQQACNYSPTAPSQGSNYQQGAASSYSQSFPQSPSYSRNETQGSYLQPSPAPSLISETDQRADYQKTREVKTPAVEQQSNFTSENEGQSVNQQGFQSGEQFPPASFINSYQTPSFDRNVTLPPRVSDQQQHDRHAFPSPSDSLNIHKYAQPITQQRGFGCKTSTSGDQSQVTTDQAQLLTFQQNLATHESLYQTSAGFQAPTYPVPNPSHRPVYPSPHYFDSSGKAGNNSNSGSNIAPVKKRSYSEQPDGPRNFSQETQRIQDQFGFDAMMTLSQSDPGPGSQFDGNLNSIVDSMASNSAYARLGLGLVGRTTGKEQQLLNIPRPPSKPDPITYARTTGAASDVELNLLQSLNATKSTGIVPVSRRATDKTPTSYGPNTAPTVTTSKPKKSRKTKQQQQQQQQQQQNAALIPSSIDQQSALGISGFHQFATSQTDPIALKNPSVVTPGASAFNFAAPGTTTNAAPFYDKDATAAAFAFLDEIRNPSNYYTMALRQQQQQQQQQQQQQQQQQQQQQQQQQQQQQQQQQQQQQQQQQHQQQQQVANSSLESAPVNSNKLSNQPSHNYPPPNPFLHSQRTTAYGPPVPPYVSPHGPNLSVDPAAYQQYLRSFYALPPPPHHHRPSWL; encoded by the exons ATGTTCCTCCGTAGACTCTTTAGAAAAAAGTGTCAA GAATATGGAAGAGATAATCCTTTCAATACGGATGTAGACTTTGAGCTTTTGCCACTACGCCAAAAGGTAGAAATTCTTCGGGCTCTCTGTGACTTCAGGCTTGACGCTGAAGACGTg GAGCAGTCTCTCGACAATTTGGACTCGGACAGCCTACGAGTCGAACCACTAGGTCATGATCGTAAAAATTCTGCCTACTGGTACTTTTACGGCACTCGACTGTATCGGGAAGATTACATTGTTCAAACGAAGCCTGATATATTGCGTAAACAGAAAGGAAAACTCAAGGATAAAAGGCGAAAGAGACGTGGCAGGAACCGAATCAGTCAGACGGAGGAAACGAAAGAAGAGACGGAACAAGACAGTTTGTTGTACGAAGGGTCGGAAAACGGGGTTTTGCCAACAGAACAAGAGACTATCTGGCAGGTTGTCTGTTTCACCCACCAGGACTGGAGCCGTCTggtcgaaaaatttaaaaattcg GAGGACGACTCAGAACGTAAACTGTACCGTACTTTATCCGAGGACTTCATGCCGGAAATCCCaagattatttgaattaaAGGAAAAACAGCAGAGACACAGACTTCTACAGCAAAACAGCACAAGGGTACTACGTCGACGCGAAACGACAAATCGAGTGGAAGCAGCCATGGTCAGGGCCAAAGCGAAGGCTAAAATAAAGGGGGTGAAGAAGAGTAACAACCGAAGTTTGAAAGTTATCGAAGAAATCAATCAAGTATCACCTACACCCTCAGCAACAGCAACACCGGTACCAAAGAAGGGAAGGCAGACTAACAACTCTTTGGCCTCTGCCGTTGGTCAGATTGTCATCCATACAGAAGATGAGTTAGAGAGTTTGACCGGACGGAGAGGTGGCAATCGGTCCGGTGGTGGGATAACTAGTTATCACCCTTCTCGGTATGAGTATGGcgtcgaagaagaagaacgcCGTGTTGGCATGCATAAAATCCTTGAAAGTCTGAAAGATCACCAAGATGCTTGGCCATTCGTCGACCCTGTTGACGAAGAATACGCTCCAAG GTACTACAGTGTCGTTCGAAAGCCTATGGATCTCACCACAATGGAAGAAAAGCTCGAAGGTGGATCGTATAGGAGTCTAGGCCAGTTCAAACGTGATTTCCAGTTGATTGTTGACAACTGCCGTCAATACAACGGCTCTGACAATG AGTACACGGAGATGGCGATCAACCTACAAGAAGTCTTTGATCGTGCGGTCGATCGATACCTTGAATCTGAGCAATCCAGCGACGAAGATCCTTCTATTCAAGTGTCATTATCACCCGTTTCGATGTGCCCCGCATCCCCGTCTTTgactacgaaaataattttgcctCAGAATTCGCGAAAACGGAATCGCAACTCAGTAAAGAAACTCAAGTTGAGCAAGTCtgataaagcaaaaaaagataaatatacGAGTTTAGAGGAACCGAAATCTGTGGAGACGGAAGAAAACGTTGCCTTAAGATCTAAGcgggtaaaagaaaaaaagaatggtaAACGTGCAAAAAGAATTAAGGTAGAAGAGGTTGAGAGTGActctgaaaatgaaataacttTTTCTCTAGCGAAGAGAGAAAATCAGTCCGACGTTGAAGtgtgtaaaatgaaaacaaagcaaaaaaaaactgtgaacTTTGAACGTGTGTCATCAAAAGTGAAGAAAGCCTCACCCAAAGAAGAGCAGCCGGACGATTCTAagagaaaaagcaaaaaagaattgaaagtGCAGAATGAAGAGATCGAAGACTGTGAACATGATTCTcaggaaatattgaaatcccCAGCCAGGaatagaagtaaaaaaagCTTAAAAAAGGAACTTGGCGACTTATTGACTAAAGCAAAAAAGTCCAAGAAATCTGATGTCAAGAAAAATTCTGTCACATTTAAAGCCAATGGTAAACAGGAAACATTCGAaacgaatgagaaaataaaaaaaaatcatagtaAAAGAGACAGcagcgaaaaaaaagtaattccAGTAGTCTGCAGAGAAAGTACAATCACCGATACAGAACGACCAAAGGGAAAAGACAAAAAGTTAAAACaatatagagaaaaagacTTGAAAGGGAgcgtattgaaaaattcggcCCAAAAAAAGGACAGTCATAAGCTAGAGAAAAAGGAAGATGACACCAAGTACAAGAAACTCGTAACTAGTAATAAAGATTTAGAATCTCTTGACAGCCTAAAGGACATAATAAGCGAAAGACAACGCGAGGATAAACTGAAGGCCCAAATCGAAGGGGAAAAGCAAAAGAAATCTATAAAGAAAGACAGTTTACATTCTAGAAAAGTGCCTTCAAACGGTAGTTGCTTACGCACAGTCAGTAAAATAGATGCAATACATTTACGGTCAAAGGATGGTCCTAAAGATGAAccagtaaaaaaatcaaagctGGCCCAGGTAAAGCGATCCAGAGGATTTAAAAAGGAAGACAGCCCCGGAATCCAAGCCTTAAATCAAGCTACGGAGCAGACGTTAAAC GATATCAATAAGTGGTTGGACGATGCGCCTCGCCTGTCCGAATTTTCTTCGGGTAGTGACTCACCGGTATTTCATCCAGCAACGAACGAAGTTGTAAAGGCAGCAATGAAAACTGAAATGACAAGAAAACGTCCTCATCCTGCGAAACTTGTGGGTTCTCAAGGGCCCACGCGTGCAAAGAAAGTCCAGCGTACAATCGATCGTTTGCAACCTGGAAAAAGCAAAGgtaatttgttgaaaaaaccGCCTCATTTACCTGCTAACATCAGCAGTGATGTACCGGCGAATCAAACCACAGCTGACGCCAATAAAGCAAAATCTGATGGCAGCTATGAACCAAAACTTAGTTTGGGCACAGTTCTCAGGAATGCTGAATCCATTCATTCGATTTGTAAAAGTCTCGTTTCGTCTCCCAATCCCAATTTGatcgatgacgatgatgaggAACGAACAACAAGACCTACTTCGGCATTAGAAAATCAGGGAGCTGTAGATCAGACTGACAAATTGTTTTCTGGTAAGGAGATGGCAGAATCTAAAACCACTCCAAAGATCGAATCACTGGACAATGAAGGTAATACAGCAGtagaagaagttcaaaaacCAAAATCTGCAACTCCAAACCTCAGTGCGTGGTTCAAGGCGTTCGGTGCACCCAAgtccaaaaaaaaggaagatgACGCCGATGAAAACGCGACCGCGGATTCCAACTGCAAGAAGGAAACGGAAAACGAAATACAAGAAGTCAAGACCATCAGGCAAAGGAGGATGAGTACCGGCGGTAGCAGTATCAGCGAGTCCGTATCCAGCTTTTCACAGGAGTCTCCGCCTGGTCAATCACCGCAAACGCAAACTCCGCATGTTCCCAATGAAACCCCTGTCAGAGGTGCAGGCTTCTATCAGGATGCTTTGTCGTCGGGTAGCAGTCCGTACAATAGCCCTTATTACGCGACTCCTCCTAGGTACAGCGCACAGCTCCCCCCTACTCCTTCGCCGCAAAATAATCCGTCGTCACCAGTCTATCCCGTCGCAGCTCCCTACGAACAGACGTCGTCTCTGTATCCCCAGACAACTCCTCAAACCTCCCAGCAAGTTTATCCAAAACATTCCCCTCTTCAAGGTGCAACGGAATCTTATCGTCAGCCATCCCCTTCCACTTTTTCCCAAAGGTCACCGCAGAGAATACCATTTCCGCAAAATTCTCCCCAAGGTCAATCGTTTCTGCCGGCATTACCACCTTCGGTACAAAATGCCGCGTCTCCATACCCTCGGTCACCCCAACCTTCCCAACAAATATACCCGCAAAGTTCTCCACAACCGCCGGCAAATTATTCTCAACCATCACCTCAGCAGGCAACCAATTATTCTCAACCCTCGCCTCAGCAACCTCCGACTCCGAATTATTCACAACCTTCACCTCAACAGCCTGCCAGCTTTTCACAACCTTCCCCGCAACTACCGACCAATTATTCTCAACCTTCGCCGCAGACGCCCGCGAATTATTCGCAAACCTCACCACAGCAACCCTCAAGTTACTCACAGAATTCCCCACAACCAACCCAGACTTATTCCCAACCGTCGCCCCAACCACCTCCAAATTATTCTCAAACTTCTCCGCAACAACCATCTAACTATTCGCAACCTTCTCCCCAACAACCTCCCAGTTATTCTCAACCGTCACCGCAACAACCATCGAGCTATTCGCAACCATCACCACAGCAAAGACCGAGCTACTCGCAAACATCTCCTCAGCAACCGCCAAGTTACTCGCAGCCCTCGCCCCAGCAACCACCCAGTTATTCACAATCATCGCCCCAACAACCTCCTCCGAATTACTCTCAACCGTCACCTCAACAACCTGTGCCTGGCTACTCGCAGCCTTCGCCACAACAACCCTCGACGTTCTCGCAACCCTCACCACAGCCAACTACTGCCTCGAATTTCCCACAGAATTCTCCACAACAGCGAACTGGATACTCTCAACCATCGCCGCATCAACCTGCTAACTACTCACAGTCGTCACCTCAGCAATCTGCAAGCTACTCGCAACCTTCTCCGCAACAGGCCTGTAACTATTCGCCAACTGCCCCATCCCAGGGCTCAAATTATCAGCAGGGAGCGGCTTCTTCATACTCTCAAAGTTTTCCTCAGAGTCCGTCTTACTCGCGAAACGAGACACAAGGGTCTTATCTACAGCCGTCGCCTGCTCCGAGTCTAATCAGTGAAACTGACCAGAGAGCGGATTACCAAAAAACACGGGAGGTGAAAACTCCCGCTGTGGAACAGCAATCAAACTTTACGAGTGAAAATGAAGGGCAAAGCGTTAATCAGCAAGGGTTTCAGTCCGGTGAACAATTTCCACCAGCATCTTTCATAAACAGTTATCAAACACCAAGCTTCGACAGAAACGTCACTCTACCACCTAGAGTATCAGATCAACAGCAACACGATCGACACGCTTTTCCCAGTCCTAGTGATAGTTtgaatattcataaatatgCCCAACCCATCACACAACAACGAGGATTCGGATGCAAAACGTCGACTTCTGGTGATCAGTCACAGGTGACTACAGATCAGGCACAACTTTTGACCTTTCAACAAAATCTTGCCACTCACGAGTCACTTTACCAAACATCAGCCGGATTTCAGGCTCCTACATATCCCGTCCCAAATCCAAGCCACAGGCCCGTCTATCCTAGTCCACATTATTTTGACTCTAGTGGCAAAGCTGGTAACAATAGTAACAGTGGCAGTAATATTGCACCTGTGAAGAAACGAAGCTACAGCGAACAACCCGATGGCCCACGAAACTTTTCTCAGGAAACTCAGCGAATCCAAGATCAATTTGGTTTTGATGCAATGATGACATTGTCTCAGTCAGACCCAGGACCTGGTAGCCAGTTTGACGGAAACCTTAATTCGATAGTTGATTCCATGGCTTCAAATTCAGCTTATGCTCGGCTAGGCTTAGGGCTTGTAGGACGGACTACTGGTAAAGAACAACAACTTTTGAATATTCCAAGACCACCGTCAAAACCTGATCCAATTACTTATGCCAGGACTACTGGAGCTGCCTCGGATGTTGAGTTGAACCTATTACAAAGCTTGAATGCCACAAAGAGTACAGGAATCGTTCCAGTTTCACGCAGGGCAACTGATAAGACACCAACTTCTTATGGACCAAATACTGCGCCCACTGTTACTACAAGCAAACCTAAAAAGAGTAGAAAGACtaagcagcaacagcaacaacagcagcagcaacaacaaaaTGCAGCCCTAATCCCATCAAGTATCGATCAGCAGAGTGCTCTAGGGATTTCAGGCTTTCATCAATTCGCTACAAGTCAAACGGATCCAATTGCATTGAAAAACCCTTCTGTTGTCACACCTGGCGCTAGTGCATTCAATTTTGCAGCTCCGGGTACTACAACAAATGCCGCTCCATTTTATGACAAGGATGCAACAGCGGCAGCTTTTGCCTTCCTCGATGAAATACGAAATCCTAGCAACTACTATACCATGGCATTGagacagcagcagcaacaacaacagcagcagcagcagcagcagcagcagcaacagcagcagcaacagcagcagcagcaacagcagcagcaacaacagcaacaacagcagcagcagcagcaacaacaacatcagcaacaacagcaagTAGCTAATTCCTCACTAGAATCTGCTCCTGTCAACAGCAATAAGCTCAGTAATCAACCATCTCATAATTATCCACCTCCGAATCCATTCTTACACTCACAAAGAACAACTGCCTATGGACCACCAGTTCCGCCCTACGTTTCGCCACATGGGCCTAACTTAAGCGTAGATCCAGCAGCTTATCAGCAATATCTTCGTTCATTTTACGCGTTACCGCCACCACCTCATCATCACAGGCCTTCTTGGCTCTAG